The sequence below is a genomic window from Thioclava nitratireducens.
AATGCGTTTGACTGCCGACATGGTCATGGGTTTCGATTTCGACATATCAGTTCCTTTCGTTTGCGATGCTCGCTTTTCTCCTGAAAGCGGCTCGGGAAGATACGGAAGTGTTGGGGACACGAATTCCGGATTTTACATAGGCCACTGTTAGACCACGGTTTTCTTGCCCCCGGGCGAGGTCACATTTCCCCTAAAAAGCTCGCGCTCAGGTTGCCAACGCCACGTCCACAGGGCATCAATCGACATAAGAAAACAACGCATTGGCGGGTGGCGCCAAAGGGGAGGGGGGTCATGTCGATCGAGACGACGCTATTTGCGGCCGCGGACAAGATGCGCGGGTCGATGGACCCGGGCGAATACAAGCATGTGGCGCTCGGCCTGCTGTTCCTGCGCTATATCGGCGTCGCGTTTCAGCGCAAATATGACGAGCTTCTGCCCGAGGGGCAGGAGATCGCCGAGGATGTCGATGAATACCTTGCCGACGGTATTTTCTGGGTGCCGGAACCGGCGCGTTGGAAGACGCTTTCCGCAAATGCGAAGGACCCGAAGATTGGCGTTCAGGTCGACAACGCGATGCGTGCGATCGAGGCTGAGAATGAGCAGCTCAAGGGCGCGCTCCCCAAGGTCTTCGGTCGCGAGGCGCTCGATCCCGCCATCGTCACCGGGCTGATCGACCTGTTCTCGAACATTAAGTTCGACGGCACACCCAAGGATTTCGACCTGATCGGTCGGATCTACGAATATTTCATCTCGGAGTTCGCCAGCAACGAGGGCAAGCGTGGCGGTGATTTCCACACGCCGAAACCCGTGGTCGAACTGATCGTCGATATGATCGAGCCGATGAAGGGCCGCCTTTACGAGCCATGCTGCGGCTCAGGCTCCTTCATGGTGCAGTCCGAGCGCTTCCTCGAGCATCATTCAGGCCGCCGCGCTGACCTTGCCATCTACGGGCAGGAGCGCAACCACACCACCTACGGCCTTGCGCGCATGAACCTCGCAATCCGGGGCATCGTCGCCAACATCCAGTGGAACGCTGAAGGCACGCTTTTGCGTGACGCCTTCCCGGATGAGAAGTTCGACTTCGTCATGGCCAACCCGCCCTTCAACATCTCGGACTGGTCGGGCGACATCCTGGCCGAGGATCGGCGCTGGAAATACGGCACGCCGCCGGTCGGCAATGCGAATTTTGCCTGGATGCAGCACATCTACGACAAGCTGGGCAGCACCGGCATCGCAGGCGTGGTCATGGCGAACGGCTCGATGTCGTCTGTGTCGAGCGGCGAGGGCGACATTCGCCGCGCCATGGTCGAAGGTGGCGCGGTGGATGCGATGATCGCGCTGCCGG
It includes:
- a CDS encoding type I restriction-modification system subunit M encodes the protein MSIETTLFAAADKMRGSMDPGEYKHVALGLLFLRYIGVAFQRKYDELLPEGQEIAEDVDEYLADGIFWVPEPARWKTLSANAKDPKIGVQVDNAMRAIEAENEQLKGALPKVFGREALDPAIVTGLIDLFSNIKFDGTPKDFDLIGRIYEYFISEFASNEGKRGGDFHTPKPVVELIVDMIEPMKGRLYEPCCGSGSFMVQSERFLEHHSGRRADLAIYGQERNHTTYGLARMNLAIRGIVANIQWNAEGTLLRDAFPDEKFDFVMANPPFNISDWSGDILAEDRRWKYGTPPVGNANFAWMQHIYDKLGSTGIAGVVMANGSMSSVSSGEGDIRRAMVEGGAVDAMIALPGQLFYGTQIPACIWILAKDKSNGIAKDAKLRDRRGQVLFIDARKMGALVPGSRKQKELSREEIERIAAAYHAWRGEPDAGAYADEPGFCKAASMEEIAKHDYVLTPGRYVGASAAEEDGEPFEEKFERLTAELRAQFAEGRRLEQEIEARLEALE